DNA from Brassica napus cultivar Da-Ae chromosome C4, Da-Ae, whole genome shotgun sequence:
TGTCTCTGCGCTCTTGGTGGTCTTTGCCTGATAGGGGCCCATTTTCTAACTGTCCCGGAAGAGCACGGTTCAGAGAAACCAGCCCGAAACACCGTTGGACATTCAGAGTTCTCTTCCCCTAAAGTCACCCTCCGAGTCCTCTGATCGGTCTGCACTGTTGCTTGTAGGAGCGTTTAGAAGATACATGTTTCTGTTAGCCTTCATGGAGGCCGacatgagtttttttggattAACATTGAGGTCTCAGTCGCATCTTTCCATTTCCTTTTCACCAAAGTCGAATACTGGACCTTTGACTTTGTTGAGCTCTGTTGTAGTGATCGGCGCTGCTTCCAGCCTTAAGACCGTCCTTTGTACTATCGGGTCCCTCTCAGCTTCTTTAACAGATTTCTTCACCTTATCAATTTTGATTGCCAATGCTTCAGCTGTGTCGCCCATAAGGAATCTTTTCATTTCCTCTAGAACTTCATTAGCAATTTTTGGTCTCCCTGTCAGCGGATTGATCGCCACTTGCTCCTCTTTTAGTACTCCAAACAGAGGGTCACTCTGTTTCAGCACCGAAACTACTTTGCTTTTCTCAGTGATAATATTTTCTCTTCTCATTTGAGCCATCTCTTGTCTTTTCTTCACCTCCCATGAGCATATACTCTTCTCATGGTTAAGCCTCTTGCAGGTGAAGCACCTTTTCTGCAACTTTTGAATGTCAAAGTGTATGGTGTGCGTTTTGCCTTCCCCCATATTCAGAACTTTCGCCATTCTCAAGGGATTGGCGACATTAAAACGAACTTGAACTCTGATGAAAGGTTGAGTTATTGGCTTCGACGGATCAAAGGCCACCACCTTCACTTCTCCTAGCATTCCTCCAAGAGACATCAAAGCCGAATGGGTGTAGTAGTTGACCGGAATCTTGCTTATCCGAACCCATAGCGGTATATATTGAAGATAGTCATCAGATGGGTTCTCCATTCATCTCTCTAGTACCATAGGCCACTCATTAAAGGTTTGAACTCCTTTCTCCAGAACATCAAGAAAATCATGTTCAGTTCTGAAGATGAACTGAAATTTTTCTTCAGAGAGCGCTATTCCCcttattcttctttctttctgccATTTCCTTGGCATGGTCAGGATAAGACCCGCGATTTTTTGACATTCCGGGTTGAGAGTTCTTCCAATGATGCTTAAAGCATTTTCTTCAGCCGAGCTAAACCCAGGTAATTCCGGCATCGTAAACGaaacgtcttcttcttcttctaccaaTGAAAGAGCCATAAGAGCTCTGTCCATAGCAGCAGACATCTTGAAATTTTGCTTTAAATCACCCAAATTTCAGATCCAGAATAAATGTTGAACCACCTTATCttcaatgaagaagaaaaagtagGTGAAAAACACTTAAGATATTGTGCCTAAAAGCAGAATATAGTAAATGAAAGAGAAAGTACTGAACTTTTAACTAGAAAACGTGTGAAAAATGCTTTGCCCAATCTtagatttaagaaaaaacaCGAGCTCCAAAACACTTAAGCCCACGAGGAGTTCCTAGAGAGCGCTTTCTCGCTCAACATCTCGCATCCgttggatattttttttaaaagggtaTTTTTGACCTCTTTTTGGAactttatatagaaaatttaaaaatatttaagtacACTCTATTGCcacttatatatttttaattgtttcactctttttttgttttactttataagataactagattttgacctcCTTTTTAATGGCATGTAtatcttttgttttacatttttttagaaatttaatttttatgtttgtgaGTTTTagtcatatttgtgttttttttttgtataatatttttcttaaatgattaataaaattttttaataattgtattaaaatagttggaCTACACCtatatcaataggtcatgttcatgttttaatagaatagatgttTGTGTCTTTAGTCATATTTGTGTtcttttttgtataatatttttcttaaatgatcaataaaagatattaataattgtattaaaatagttagaCTACACTtatatcaataggtcatgttcatgttttaatagaatagattgtATTATTTTAGCAGTATTATATTAATTAGATATCTAATGGGAGCATCTCGTTGACAATGTTGatgttagagcatctccaatgtacacctctatattttcctctaaataTAGATCTCTATTATACAGCTGAAAATACtccaatgtatgcctctataatagagttcctctattttagaagaaaatatagaggaaaattactttttgcctctatatttagaggtaGAAATatcatatctctatattttcccctataaatagaggaactctattatagaggcatatattggagcattttcacctctataatagagtttatctattttatgggaaaatatagagatagaaataggggtgggttggagatggtcttacaAATTTTCTACTATTTGTTATTATTTCCATCCcaaaattttagtatataatataataataattgaattttaggtgtatattttaaaaaaaaattcagttaaaaatttgtaaataagttTGAGATATCAATTAAATATTGAAATTAGtttattcaatattttaaaaactcttagatatttgtatttaagattCTAATTACAAAATGCAAATAGAGGATCCTCTTTGCATCTTTGGAAAAAAGAGAAACAGACTCTATCTATCTTGACCTTATCTTCGTGAATATTTTAAGACCACTATATTTTTAGGAATGACTTGTTGCGCTTTATAATGTTTTGT
Protein-coding regions in this window:
- the LOC106393277 gene encoding uncharacterized protein LOC106393277 — protein: MENPSDDYLQYIPLWVRISKIPVNYYTHSALMSLGGMLGEVKVVAFDPSKPITQPFIRVQVRFNVANPLRMAKVLNMGEGKTHTIHFDIQKLQKRCFTCKRLNHEKSICSWEVKKRQEMAQMRRENIITEKSKVVSVLKQSDPLFGVLKEEQVAINPLTGRPKIANEVLEEMKRFLMGDTAEALAIKIDKVKKSVKEAERDPIVQRTVLRLEAAPITTTELNKVKGPVFDFGEKEMERCD